A window of Mycolicibacterium fluoranthenivorans contains these coding sequences:
- a CDS encoding nuclear transport factor 2 family protein, giving the protein MSLDPADRLALADLVHLYAAGVDDRRFADVVELFTDTAEFRLPAPPQELNPVRLHCGRAGVRTAMATLAGVARTEHAVVGEVYTAGPEAGYALGRITCIAHHWTRSGQEISDTVWHLRYDDEYLRTPAGWRIHGRALTINAIETRAARRLREQP; this is encoded by the coding sequence ATGAGCCTCGATCCCGCCGACCGGCTGGCGCTGGCCGATCTGGTGCACCTCTACGCTGCCGGCGTGGATGATCGCCGGTTCGCCGATGTCGTCGAGTTGTTCACCGACACAGCGGAATTCCGGCTACCCGCCCCGCCGCAGGAGTTGAACCCGGTGCGGTTGCACTGTGGCCGGGCCGGGGTGCGCACCGCGATGGCGACGCTGGCGGGAGTGGCCCGCACCGAACACGCCGTCGTCGGCGAGGTGTACACCGCGGGCCCCGAAGCCGGCTACGCCTTGGGCCGCATCACGTGCATCGCCCACCACTGGACCCGCAGCGGCCAGGAGATCAGCGATACGGTGTGGCATCTGCGCTATGACGACGAATATCTGCGCACCCCAGCGGGCTGGCGCATTCACGGCCGAGCGCTGACCATCAACGCGATCGAGACGCGAGCCGCCCGGCGGCTGCGAGAGCAGCCGTGA
- a CDS encoding permease, whose amino-acid sequence MGAVSRHASDAGPGGVSERTRTLGVLVLAAVGWAALYALNEYIWDAIVGWLGLDLHTRAVGAVQFFLYDTVKIFLLLTGLMFVVGMLRASLDLDKARDYLQGRGLFVGLALAVVLGVVTPFCSCSSIPLFIGFVAAGIPLSITLTFLIASPLVSEIAAIMIGDQFGWPIAAAYVAAGSVLSLVIGWIFSRFDLSRWVEDMVFATKVATLRTEGHVPSLAERVSAAVEETKDIFRSVWLWVLFGVGIGAAIHGWVPADFFVRFAGPDNPFAVVVATLAGVPLYVNGAGVVPIAEALWAKGMSLGTVMAFTMSTIALSVPQAVMLRRVMKPPLLAVFFGTVAVGIMIIGFLFNLVG is encoded by the coding sequence GTGGGTGCCGTCTCCCGTCACGCCTCCGACGCCGGTCCGGGCGGCGTCTCGGAACGCACGCGGACCTTGGGCGTCCTGGTGCTGGCCGCAGTCGGCTGGGCTGCCCTCTACGCCCTGAACGAGTACATCTGGGATGCGATCGTTGGCTGGCTGGGGTTGGATCTCCACACCCGTGCCGTCGGCGCCGTGCAGTTCTTCCTCTACGACACGGTGAAGATCTTCCTTCTGCTCACCGGATTGATGTTCGTCGTCGGCATGCTGCGCGCGAGCCTGGATCTGGACAAGGCCCGGGACTATCTGCAAGGCCGCGGACTGTTCGTGGGGCTGGCGCTTGCCGTCGTCCTCGGCGTCGTGACGCCGTTCTGCTCGTGCAGTTCGATTCCGCTGTTCATCGGATTCGTTGCGGCGGGCATCCCGCTGTCGATCACGCTGACCTTCCTCATCGCCTCTCCGCTTGTCAGCGAGATCGCTGCGATCATGATCGGTGACCAGTTCGGCTGGCCCATCGCTGCCGCCTACGTGGCCGCGGGCAGTGTGCTGTCCCTGGTGATCGGCTGGATCTTCTCGCGCTTCGACCTCAGCCGATGGGTCGAGGACATGGTGTTCGCCACGAAGGTGGCGACGCTGCGGACCGAAGGGCACGTGCCCTCGCTGGCCGAGCGGGTCAGTGCCGCGGTCGAGGAGACGAAGGACATCTTCCGCAGCGTGTGGCTGTGGGTCCTGTTCGGAGTCGGCATCGGAGCGGCCATCCACGGGTGGGTTCCGGCCGACTTCTTCGTGCGCTTCGCCGGACCGGACAATCCCTTCGCGGTCGTGGTCGCGACACTGGCAGGAGTACCCCTCTATGTCAACGGCGCGGGCGTCGTGCCGATCGCAGAAGCGCTGTGGGCCAAGGGAATGTCGCTGGGTACCGTGATGGCGTTCACGATGAGCACCATCGCTTTGTCGGTCCCGCAGGCGGTCATGTTGCGCCGAGTGATGAAGCCGCCGCTGCTGGCGGTCTTCTTCGGCACGGTGGCCGTGGGAATCATGATCATCGGATTCCTTTTCAACCTCGTTGGCTGA
- a CDS encoding thioredoxin family protein, whose product MIVKILGPGCRNCHTLEERTRAALTQLGLDAEIQAVTDYAQIAGYGVMKTPGLVVDEEVLVAGKVPSVKDLTQLIAER is encoded by the coding sequence GTGATCGTCAAGATCCTCGGACCCGGCTGCCGCAACTGCCACACCCTCGAGGAGCGCACTCGTGCGGCGCTCACCCAACTCGGTCTGGACGCCGAGATCCAGGCCGTCACCGACTACGCCCAGATCGCCGGCTATGGCGTGATGAAAACCCCCGGACTGGTGGTCGACGAGGAAGTCCTCGTGGCTGGAAAGGTGCCCAGCGTCAAGGACCTCACCCAGCTCATCGCCGAACGCTGA
- a CDS encoding ArsO family NAD(P)H-dependent flavin-containing monooxygenase, with amino-acid sequence MNSVDVVVIGGGQAGLAAGYYLRRAGHRFVILDDQSVPGGAWPHTWASLTLFSPAQYSSLPGWPMPNWPSGFPPARHVVDYLSAYELRYELPVRRPVHVSEVIRDGDHLQVTTSAGRWRTRRVISATGTWHQPFWPIYPGARTFRGQQLHTVHYRDAAPFAGKHVVVVGGGNSAAQLLAEISETTTTTWVTHTPPRFLPDDVDGRALFEIATRRVADLAAGRPDTGGIAALGDIVMIPPVLAARQRGVLHAVSMFEGLTTDGVYWADREQRADVIVWATGFRPALAHLRPMHLREPDGTIAVEGTRAVKEPALHLLGYGDWTGPGSATLIGVGGSARAAVGELFPDD; translated from the coding sequence GTGAACAGCGTCGACGTGGTGGTCATCGGCGGCGGCCAGGCCGGACTTGCCGCAGGCTACTACCTACGCCGGGCCGGGCACCGCTTCGTCATCCTCGACGATCAGTCGGTGCCAGGAGGCGCCTGGCCGCACACCTGGGCGTCGCTGACCCTGTTCTCCCCGGCGCAGTACTCGTCGCTGCCGGGATGGCCCATGCCCAACTGGCCCAGCGGATTTCCCCCCGCCCGGCACGTAGTGGACTACCTGAGTGCCTACGAGCTGCGCTATGAACTCCCGGTGCGTCGGCCCGTCCATGTCAGTGAGGTCATCCGCGACGGTGACCACCTCCAGGTGACGACTTCTGCGGGTCGGTGGCGTACCCGGCGGGTAATCAGCGCGACGGGCACTTGGCATCAACCTTTCTGGCCGATCTACCCCGGTGCACGCACCTTTCGCGGACAGCAGTTACACACTGTGCACTACCGCGACGCCGCCCCCTTCGCGGGCAAACATGTCGTGGTGGTCGGCGGTGGCAACTCCGCTGCACAACTGCTCGCCGAGATCTCCGAAACCACCACCACCACCTGGGTCACCCACACCCCGCCGCGGTTCCTGCCCGACGACGTCGACGGGCGCGCGCTGTTCGAGATCGCCACCAGGCGCGTCGCTGACCTGGCCGCCGGACGGCCCGACACCGGCGGCATCGCCGCGCTCGGCGACATCGTCATGATTCCCCCCGTCCTGGCAGCCCGGCAACGTGGCGTGCTACACGCAGTCTCGATGTTCGAGGGCTTGACTACCGACGGGGTCTACTGGGCCGACCGCGAACAACGCGCGGATGTCATCGTGTGGGCGACCGGCTTTCGCCCGGCCCTGGCCCACCTGCGGCCGATGCACCTGCGAGAGCCGGACGGCACCATTGCCGTCGAGGGCACCCGCGCAGTCAAGGAACCCGCCCTGCACCTGCTCGGCTATGGCGACTGGACAGGACCTGGATCCGCGACCCTCATCGGGGTCGGTGGCTCAGCCCGAGCCGCTGTTGGAGAGCTCTTCCCGGACGACTAA